One Notolabrus celidotus isolate fNotCel1 chromosome 16, fNotCel1.pri, whole genome shotgun sequence DNA window includes the following coding sequences:
- the LOC117827574 gene encoding homeobox protein Hox-A2a: MNYEFERESGFINSQPTLAECLTSFPPVADSFQSSSIKSSTLSRPTLIPPPFEQTIPSLNPGSHPRHGRPRHSPDGCSPLPTASLPPEYPWMREKKASKRNHLPTSTATTAISNGPVCFSPKGSPEIVESAGGGGGGGSRRLRTAYTNTQLLELEKEFHFNKYLCRPRRVEIAALLDLTERQVKVWFQNRRMKHKRQTQSKENHNGEGKGPCADDGIHSEEEEDEAGPLYERSGALLERDTCSFQNNSLSSTQQLHNSEAMGFAAAPLNSNDKNLKHFPNPSPTVPGCMSTMGPGSASGLDNGDSPPALDVSLHDFQPFSSDSCLQLSDAASPSLSESLDSPVDISTDSFYFFSESLTTIDLQHLNY; the protein is encoded by the exons ATGAATTACGAATTCGAGCGAGAGAGCGGTTTTATCAATAGTCAGCCGACGCTTGCTGAGTGCCTGACATCTTTCCCCCCTGTCGCTGATTCATTTCAAAGTTCATCAATCAAGAGCTCGACGCTTTCACGCCCGACACTGATTCCTCCTCCCTTTGAGCAGACCATCCCCAGCCTCAACCCGGGCAGCCATCCGCGGCACGGCCGGCCCAGGCACAGCCCCGACGGATGCAGCCCGCTGCCCACAGCCTCTTTACCCCCGGAGTACCCGTGGATGCGCGAGAAGAAGGCGTCCAAGAGGAACCACCTGCCGACCTCCACCGCCACCACCGCAATCTCTAATGGACCTGTGTGCTTCTCCCCAAAAG GCTCGCCTGAGATCGTGGAGAGTgctgggggaggaggaggaggaggctcccGCCGGCTGAGGACAGCGTACACCAACACGCAGCTGCTGGAGCTGGAAAAGGAGTTCCATTTCAACAAGTATCTGTGCCGCCCGAGGAGGGTGGAGATCGCGGCCCTGCTAGACCTGACCGAGAGGCAGGTGAAAGTATGGTTCCAAAACCGGCGCATGAAGCACAAGCGGCAGACGCAGAGCAAGGAGAACCACAACGGAGAGGGGAAAGGGCCGTGCGCCGACGACGGTATCcacagcgaggaggaggaggacgaggcgGGCCCCCTGTATGAGCGGAGCGGGGCCCTGCTGGAGAGAGATACCTGCTCCTTTCAGAATAACTCTCTCAGCTCCACGCAACAGCTCCACAATAGCGAGGCTATGGGTTTTGCTGCTGCACCGCTGAACAGCAATGACAAAAATCTGAAACATTTTCCCAACCCGTCACCCACTGTTCCGGGCTGCATGTCAACAATGGGCCCCGGCTCGGCATCTGGCCTGGACAATGGCGACAGTCCCCCGGCCCTGGATGTTTCTTTACATGATTTCCAACCTTTCTCCTCGGATTCCTGCTTACAGCTCTCCGACGCAGCATCGCCGAGCCTGTCAGAGTCTCTGGACAGCCCCGTGGACATTTCCACGgacagtttctattttttctcgGAGTCTCTGACTACAATCGACCTGCAGCATCTGAACTATTGA
- the hoxa1a gene encoding homeobox protein Hox-A1a, with protein sequence MSSFLDYSVMSGEGGSCSVRAFHSDHGITTFQSCAVTVNNCGADERFMASRASPDIIPHQPGSYQTTASSLGLAYGAHPACSSSYGPQSFCTTYNHYALNQEVDSTAGFPQCGPLMYSGNISSSMVTQHRQGYSAAPLGQLQYAHAAYGGGHEQATSFPGCSNPLSPLHAAHLEACCSPLSEGASSAQTFDWMKVKRNPPKTGRSGEYGYGGQPNTVRTNFTTKQLTELEKEFHFNKYLTRARRVEIAAALQLNETQVKIWFQNRRMKQKKREKEGLLPAKAASSDPGERSQDKMDDADSEKSISAPSTPSPSTSTVSSTGADPYSSN encoded by the exons ATGAGCAGCTTCTTAGACTACTCAGTGATGAGCGGTGAAGGTGGCTCGTGCTCAGTAAGGGCTTTCCACTCGGACCACGGGATTACAACTTTCCAATCGTGCGCAGTGACTGTTAACAACTGCGGCGCGGATGAGCGATTCATGGCGAGCAGGGCTTCCCCTGACATCATCCCCCACCAGCCGGGGTCATACCAGACTACCGCGAGCTCGCTGGGTCTCGCCTATGGGGCCCACCCGGCCTGCAGCTCCAGCTATGGACCTCAAAGTTTCTGCACTACATATAACCATTATGCGCTCAACCAGGAAGTAGACTCCACAGCAGGGTTCCCTCAGTGCGGCCCGCTGATGTACTCGGGCAACATTTCCTCCTCCATGGTCACTCAGCATCGTCAGGGTTACAGTGCAGCCCCTCTAGGTCAGCTGCAGTATGCCCATGCAGCATATGGCGGCGGGCACGAGCAAGCAACCTCTTTTCCTGGATGCTCTAACCCGCTGTCACCTCTGCACGCAGCTCACCTGGAGGCATGCTGCTCACCTCTGTCTGAGGGAGCATCTTCTGCACAGACCTTCGACTGGATGAAAGTCAAGAGGAACCCACCAAAGACAG GTAGGTCTGGGGAGTACGGTTACGGGGGTCAGCCCAACACGGTCCGAACCAACTTCACCACCAAGCAGTTGACCGAGCTAGAAAAAGAGTTCCACTTCAATAAGTATCTGACCCGTGCGCGGCGCGTGGAGATCGCGGCCGCACTACAGCTGAATGAGACTCAGGTGAAAATCTGGTTCCAGAACCGCAGGatgaagcagaagaagagggagaaagaaggaCTGCTGCCGGCCAAAGCAGCTTCCTCTGACCCGGGAGAGAGAAGTCAAGATAAAATGGACGATGCAGATTCGGAGAAGTCAATCTCAGCCCCCTCTACTCCGTCTCCGTCCACATCCACAGTCTCATCCACAGGAGCTGATCCTTACTCCTCAAATtaa